CCGGCCAGACCTCGGCGACGATCGCCGCGCCGGCCGCCCATTCGCCGCCGATGCCCAGCGCCGTGAGAAAGCGAAAGGTTGCCAGTTGCCACCATTCCTGAGCGAGCGCCGCCAACCCGGTGAACCCGGCATAGATCAAAATGGTCGCGATCAGCGTTCTGGTCCGGCCGAACCGGTCCGCCAGGATGCCGAAGACAACCCCTCCCAGCGCCCATCCGACCAGGAAGACCGAGAAGATGATGCCGCCGTACCAACTGATGCCTTCCGCGTCGGCGACGGTTGCGGTCCTTCCCGCCAACAGTTCTTCCAGCGCCGGATGCAGGACGATCGCGTAGATCGTGGCATCCATGGCGTCGAACACCCATCCGAGCCAAGCCACGAGGAGGACCATCCATTGGTAGCGTGTGACAGATCGGAACGAGGTCGGCATCATGCGCGCTTTCAGAATCGAACGTCGCGCCAGGCTAGGGACCGCGCGGCGCCCTGTCAAGTGATCCGCCGCCCCACCGTGATTTGCTGCGCTGAAAAACGTGATGGTATAGTCGTCTTCGACCAGGCAGGGATCACGTATGCGAATCGACTATTATGAGGTGCTCGGCGTCCGGCGGGATGCGTCGGACGAGGAGATCAAGAAAGCCTATCGGAAGCTCGTCTTCCAATATCACCCGGACCGCAACCCGGACAATGCCGAGGCCGAGGCGAAGATCAGAGAGGTCAATGCGGCCTATGCGGTGTTGGGCGATCAGGACGCCAGGAAGTCCTACGAACGGCTGCGCTGGGGAGCCGAGCCGCAGGACACGGGACCGGATCTCGATGTGGTCCTCGCCACCATGTTCGGGAAGCTGGAGGACGAAGGGCGCAAAGAAATCTTCTCCCTCTGGATCAAGGAGGTCGGTCGGATCAAGGCCGAGTTGGCCGTCATTCGGGAACGGACGGTGGCGGTCCAAGGATATGACACGTTTCGGGAAGATATCGTGATGGCTCGCGGCCGGGAGATCTTGGAAGAATTCATCACGCCCGACATGGACCAGCGGAAGGATCGCCTGCTGGACGTCGCGGTGCAGATGATGAAATCGCAGCGGGTGATCGATCCCTCCGACGAGCGGCAGGCGCAGGAACTACGTATGCGGTTGGATGAACGGATCAAGGCCGGGCGGCTGCATGGATGGGCGGCCGCGTTGGAGCTGTTCTACCAACGGCGATGACAGGGTCGTCATGCGTCACACGTCACTCGTCAAGCGTCACTCAAGCGGAAGACCTGTTTCGCGTGGCCTTCTCCGTCGGTTGACGAATGACCATTGACGAATGACGCTTCATACTTCCCCCGCCAAGGGTCCGCTGACCAGGCGGCCTTGCAGCATCACCCCCGCCAGCCGATTGCGATCCCGCAACAGAGCGATCCGTTTGAGCGGATTGCCTTCCACAATAATCAAGTCGGCCAGTTTCCCCGGTTGAATGGTCCCAATCCGGTCGTCGAGGCCGAGCAGGGCGGCGGCACTTGCGGTCGCCGAGAGGATCGCCTCCATGGGGCTCATGCCGAGAGCGACCATCCGGTCCAATTCCTGCGCATTCTCTCCATGATAATTAAAGGGCGTGCCGGCATCGGTGCCCATCGCGATCCGCACGCCGCGCTTGTGGGCCTTCTTGAAACTCGCTTCATGGCGGGCCGACATGTCCCTTGCCTTCGTGACGACCGACTCCGGGACACCCGCCCCTAACGGACAGCCGGCAGTGGTGGCCAAGGCCGAGAGGGTTGGAACGATGAAGACCTCATGCTGGACCAAGGCCTCTGCCGCCTCCTCATCCATCAAGGTGGCATGTTCGATGGATCGGACCCCGGCGGCGACGGCCTGTTTCATCCCGGCGGCCCCATGCGCATGGGCGGCCACCTGTTTGCCGGCTCGTTGCGCCTCCTGGACGGCTGTCCGGATTTCCTCGAGGCTGAATTGTGCCTGGTCCGGAGAGGTGCCGGGCGTCAAGACGCCGCCGGAGGCGATGATCTTGATGAGGTCCGCGCCGGCGGCCAACTGCTCCCGAACCGCGCGGACGATCTCGATCGGGCCGTCTGCTTCGCGCCCGATGAATCGGGCATGCCCGCCCGTCATGCAGATGGCCTGACCTGCCGCCAAGACTCGGGGTCCCAGGACCAGACCAGCGGCGATCGCCTGCTTCAACGCGAAGATGCCGTGACCTTTGTATCCGACATCGCGAACGGTCGTGATGCCTGCGCCAATGGTCTGTTCGGCGTAGCGGGCGGCCTTGAGGAGCGTCATGCCGGGAGAGTCGGTCTCGACGACAGTTACGACGTCCGGTTCGCCGCCCAACCCGAGATGGACATGACAGTCGATCAGGCCCGGCAGCACCGTCATGCCGCGCACATCCAGGTCGACCGCGCCGCGGGGAACCGTGGTCGAGCGGCTCGGCCCGGCGGAGAGGATCCGATCGTCCTTGACCACCACGGTGGCTCGTTCCTGGACCGATCCCAGGCCGTCGATGAGGCGGACGTGGCGGAGCGCGATCATCATCCGGTCAGCCCTCAAGCGGAATCGAGATAATGATGCCGCCCATGACATCGTTCAGCTTGAAATCGCGCCGGGGGCTGTTGGGGTGGGTATTGTGACAGCTCACGCAGGACTGCGAGACCGCGCGGTCGGCGTAGACGGCCTTGAAGAATCGTCCCTTGGCGGTCTTGACGTAGCCGGTGAAGGGCCGGTCCGGGTCTTTTGCGATCGCTTCCAGCCCTTTCCGTTCCAGGTCTGAGTTGGGCCCGTTCCAGACATAGATGGGGGTGAGGCTTGCCAGCCGATAGGACAACCGCAGGTCTTTCTGCGCAACCAGCCGCCCATTGTCCATCAAGAATTGGGCGGGGAGCGGAAGCCCCTTCTCCTGCTTCCAATGTTCCGTGGCATGGATGATATCCTGATCCTGCAAGCGGTTGACAATGTTTTCTGCGTAGTTGGTGCGGACCGCTTCAATGACGGCATGGAGATATTCTGCCGTGCGCTCGGGCGTGATGGTCGCAGGATGGTCCTGTAGGTTCCGCCAGAGGATGAAGCCAATCCACGATCCGAGGAGACCGAGCAGCAGGCCGGCTACGAACCAGCGTAGTGTGATCCTCATGGGGTGATTCCATTCTCCCTTCCGGCCTCGGCATAGACCGCGGCGGCGGCGGCCGCCGCCTGTTCGGGGTGTCTCGCCCATCGTCGGCGGGACAGGATGGCGCCCAGCGCGGTGAGGAGCGCGAGCACATTGCCGGCGGTGGCCGACTCGCCCATGAGGCCGATCCGCCAGACCAGCCCCTTGAGCGTACCCAGACCTCCGCCGATCTCGATCCCGAACCGGTCCAACAATTCGGCCCGCACGCCGCCTTCATCGATCTCACGAGGGACCAGCACGCAATTCAGCATCGGCAATCTGACATCGGGCGCCGGCAGCGGAGTAATGCCCAGGACCGCGAGCCCGGCCAACAAGGCGCGGCTGT
The DNA window shown above is from Nitrospira tepida and carries:
- a CDS encoding amidohydrolase family protein; this encodes MMIALRHVRLIDGLGSVQERATVVVKDDRILSAGPSRSTTVPRGAVDLDVRGMTVLPGLIDCHVHLGLGGEPDVVTVVETDSPGMTLLKAARYAEQTIGAGITTVRDVGYKGHGIFALKQAIAAGLVLGPRVLAAGQAICMTGGHARFIGREADGPIEIVRAVREQLAAGADLIKIIASGGVLTPGTSPDQAQFSLEEIRTAVQEAQRAGKQVAAHAHGAAGMKQAVAAGVRSIEHATLMDEEAAEALVQHEVFIVPTLSALATTAGCPLGAGVPESVVTKARDMSARHEASFKKAHKRGVRIAMGTDAGTPFNYHGENAQELDRMVALGMSPMEAILSATASAAALLGLDDRIGTIQPGKLADLIIVEGNPLKRIALLRDRNRLAGVMLQGRLVSGPLAGEV
- a CDS encoding Tll0287-like domain-containing protein — protein: MRITLRWFVAGLLLGLLGSWIGFILWRNLQDHPATITPERTAEYLHAVIEAVRTNYAENIVNRLQDQDIIHATEHWKQEKGLPLPAQFLMDNGRLVAQKDLRLSYRLASLTPIYVWNGPNSDLERKGLEAIAKDPDRPFTGYVKTAKGRFFKAVYADRAVSQSCVSCHNTHPNSPRRDFKLNDVMGGIIISIPLEG